From bacterium:
TATCCCCGATCTACTCCAAACCCACCATCTTCATTTTGAGATGAAGTCAGTGTGCCAATCAGTTCTGCTGTATCTGAGCCATAGTCAGCCAAAATCTTAATCTTCCTAGCAATAGCACGAGAGCTTGGGGTTTCTTGAGAAGAAATCCATTGGATGGCTTTTGTGTTGGTTGTGCCAAAATAACATAAAGTATCTGCTACCAAAGATGTATCCCTTAAACAAAGATTAGGATACTCTGTCTCTGTCCCCCAAGAGCCACTTGGGTTTTGGTTTAAAACCAACCATTCAACCCCCTTTTGAATAGCCAATTCCCCTTGACCTGCAAAGGCAATTGAGCCTTTAAGAAGAATCATCGGGATTGTTGTTAAAACTAATCTTCTAATCTTTTTCATAGATTTTATCCTCCTTTATCTCAAAGATTACTTAACATCCATTTGTTTTAATTTCCATCGTATATAATCTGGATATTGCTTTTGTGATAAATATATTCCTATTCCAATATTGACTCCAAAGAATGATAACCACGGCAAAGAGGGAAATATTATAGCAATTATAAACAAAACTATAAATCCAAGTATTGTATATATTATTGTTTTTTTCTTTTTCTCTGGCATGCCAAGTCGTTCATAGTTAAATCCACCTACTATTCCTCCAATTAGAAAAGAAGAGAGAAAGGATATTAAAATAAGCCATTTTGGATCCATCGGTTTTTTCATTTAAAAATCACCTTTTTTG
This genomic window contains:
- a CDS encoding prenyltransferase/squalene oxidase repeat-containing protein, whose product is MKKIRRLVLTTIPMILLKGSIAFAGQGELAIQKGVEWLVLNQNPSGSWGTETEYPNLCLRDTSLVADTLCYFGTTNTKAIQWISSQETPSSRAIARKIKILADYGSDTAELIGTLTSSQNEDGGFGVDRG